The following proteins are co-located in the Bradyrhizobium sp. AZCC 2176 genome:
- a CDS encoding NADH:flavin oxidoreductase/NADH oxidase codes for MSALFTPIKLRGLDLANRIMVAPMCQYSSVNGEANDWHFTHINSLALSGAAIFCIEATAVEATGRITPGCLGLYNDATEAALKPILASVRKRSKAKVMIQLAHAGRKASSHTPWDGGQLIPASEGGWRAEGPSAIPHKESEPPPVAFDAAGLKRVREAFVAAARRAERLGIDAIELHSAHGYLLHQFLSPIANRRTDQYGGSLPNRMRFPLEVFDAVRDAFPAEKPVGIRVSCTDWVEGGWDIEQTLQFAQALKGRGVDWIDASSGGVSPLQKIPLGPGYQVPFAQAIREATGLPTIAVGLITEARQAEEIIASGKADMVALARAMLYDPRWGWHAAAELGGEVFAPPQYWRSQPSTQKALFGATTFGTR; via the coding sequence ATGAGCGCTTTGTTTACCCCGATCAAGCTGCGCGGCCTTGACCTTGCCAACCGCATCATGGTGGCGCCGATGTGCCAGTACTCGTCCGTCAACGGCGAGGCCAATGACTGGCACTTCACCCACATCAACTCGCTGGCGCTGTCGGGGGCTGCGATCTTCTGCATCGAGGCCACCGCGGTGGAGGCGACCGGCCGCATCACGCCGGGCTGCCTCGGCCTCTATAACGACGCCACCGAGGCCGCGCTGAAGCCCATTCTCGCCTCGGTGCGCAAGCGCTCGAAGGCCAAGGTGATGATCCAGCTCGCGCATGCCGGCCGCAAGGCCTCGAGCCACACGCCGTGGGACGGTGGGCAACTGATCCCGGCGTCTGAGGGCGGCTGGCGGGCGGAGGGGCCCTCGGCGATCCCGCACAAGGAGAGCGAGCCGCCGCCTGTGGCGTTCGACGCGGCGGGACTGAAGCGCGTTCGCGAGGCCTTCGTCGCGGCGGCCAGGCGCGCCGAGCGGCTCGGCATCGACGCCATCGAGCTGCACTCCGCGCACGGCTATCTGCTGCATCAATTCCTGTCGCCGATCGCCAACCGGCGCACCGATCAATATGGCGGCTCGTTGCCAAATCGCATGCGCTTTCCGCTCGAAGTGTTCGACGCGGTGCGCGATGCGTTCCCGGCCGAGAAGCCGGTCGGCATTCGCGTCTCCTGCACCGACTGGGTCGAGGGCGGCTGGGATATTGAGCAGACGCTTCAATTTGCGCAGGCCTTGAAGGGCCGCGGCGTCGACTGGATCGACGCGTCCTCGGGCGGCGTGTCGCCCTTGCAAAAAATTCCGCTCGGCCCCGGCTACCAGGTGCCGTTCGCGCAGGCGATCCGCGAGGCGACCGGCCTTCCCACCATCGCCGTCGGCCTGATCACGGAAGCCAGGCAGGCCGAGGAGATCATCGCCTCCGGCAAGGCCGACATGGTCGCGCTGGCGCGCGCCATGCTCTACGACCCGCGCTGGGGCTGGCATGCGGCGGCCGAACTCGGCGGCGAAGTGTTCGCCCCGCCGCAATACTGGCGCTCGCAGCCCTCGACCCAGAAGGCGCTGTTCGGTGCCACCACGTTCGGGACGCGGTAG
- a CDS encoding DUF2336 domain-containing protein encodes MLERSITEEVEAAIKAGSTEKHLDTLRQVTDLFLESADGYSGEQIELFGDVLERLIRTIELRALADVSARIALAEMSTQFASIKQAPAAVVRRLAHNDEISIARPVLTESARLSAEDLVELAESKGEQHLLAISGRWWLTEVVTDALLKRHYPSVSLRLVTNPGARMSASGYAIVLKQAESDPHLAVETGIRVDLPAEQRNELLKSATEAVRTRLLSRAPPHLFEEIRNAIAAASAGANREMSRTRDFTAARRFVAALAKHGKLNEPALLAFAKARKYAETVAALAELSGSSLEVIRPVMQSLRDDGVLIPCRVAGLNWETVAAVLDSRFASGSIGRHELSKAKEQYARLTVENARRLLKFWQVRAADAPPKPH; translated from the coding sequence ATGCTGGAACGATCAATCACTGAGGAGGTCGAGGCGGCCATCAAGGCCGGCTCGACGGAAAAACATCTGGATACGCTGAGACAGGTCACCGACCTGTTTCTCGAGTCCGCCGACGGCTATTCCGGCGAGCAGATCGAGCTGTTCGGCGACGTGCTGGAACGGCTGATCCGGACCATCGAGCTGCGCGCGCTGGCCGATGTTTCCGCGCGCATTGCGCTCGCCGAAATGAGCACGCAGTTCGCCTCGATCAAGCAGGCGCCGGCCGCCGTGGTCCGCCGCCTCGCGCACAATGACGAGATTTCGATCGCGCGGCCCGTGTTGACCGAATCGGCGCGGCTGTCGGCCGAGGATCTGGTCGAGTTGGCCGAGAGCAAGGGCGAGCAGCATCTGCTGGCGATCTCCGGGCGCTGGTGGCTGACCGAGGTCGTCACCGACGCGCTGTTGAAGCGGCATTACCCTTCCGTCAGCCTGCGGCTGGTCACCAATCCCGGCGCGCGGATGTCGGCCTCGGGCTATGCCATCGTGCTGAAGCAGGCGGAAAGCGATCCTCATCTGGCGGTCGAGACCGGCATTCGCGTCGACCTGCCGGCCGAGCAGCGCAACGAGCTATTGAAGAGCGCCACCGAAGCCGTGCGCACCCGGCTGTTGTCGCGCGCGCCGCCGCATCTGTTCGAGGAAATCCGGAACGCGATCGCGGCTGCTTCTGCCGGCGCCAACCGCGAAATGTCGCGCACGCGCGATTTCACTGCGGCCCGTCGCTTCGTCGCAGCGCTCGCCAAGCACGGCAAGCTCAACGAGCCGGCGCTGTTGGCGTTCGCGAAAGCGCGGAAATACGCCGAGACGGTTGCAGCGCTGGCCGAGTTGTCAGGCTCGAGCCTCGAGGTGATCCGCCCCGTCATGCAGAGCCTGCGCGACGACGGCGTGCTGATCCCCTGCCGCGTCGCCGGCTTGAACTGGGAAACCGTCGCCGCCGTGCTCGACAGCCGCTTCGCCTCCGGCAGCATCGGCCGCCATGAATTGTCGAAAGCCAAAGAGCAATACGCCAGACTGACGGTCGAAAACGCCCGCCGCCTCCTGAAATTCTGGCAAGTCCGCGCCGCCGATGCACCGCCGAAGCCGCATTGA
- a CDS encoding DUF2235 domain-containing protein, giving the protein MRNIIICCDGTGNEISENISNVLKLYRCLRKTEKTQPRQLVYYDPGVGTLERPDPWHKLRQDFNAILGLATGYGLDDNVLAAYDFLVRNYREGDAIYLFGFSRGAYTVRVLAGLIHKVGLIAPEQVNLAGSGLIAYKQFSSDEAPKLRAEAKLLTETGDAQGPLPQTAFDNAAQFARITSARWPTIRFVGVWDTVASVIVPRADRFYWPSLEELAFTLLNPSVQTFRQAISIDERRCMFRLKKWDDPQTFKHNRFNDAHAEPQDILQVWFAGVHADIGGGYPEKQSGLSKYPLLWMIDEATKCGLMVNQANVNQLAWGIQRKGSPYSYVAPDVRGELHTSLSGAWWILEYVPKSASYKEWPARKVHFGYYIPDAEPRLIPDGAVIHESALQRMDAMPSYRPVNLPKQFEKFPMPVRPAHASAETEEDS; this is encoded by the coding sequence ATGCGCAACATCATCATCTGCTGCGACGGCACCGGTAACGAGATTTCCGAGAACATCTCCAATGTGCTGAAGCTCTATCGCTGCCTGCGCAAGACGGAGAAGACACAGCCGCGGCAGCTCGTCTATTACGATCCGGGGGTCGGCACGCTGGAGCGGCCGGATCCGTGGCACAAGCTACGCCAGGATTTCAACGCCATCCTGGGCTTAGCCACCGGCTATGGGCTCGATGACAACGTGCTCGCGGCCTACGATTTTCTGGTCCGCAACTACAGGGAAGGCGATGCGATCTATTTGTTCGGCTTTTCCCGCGGCGCCTATACCGTGCGGGTGCTGGCGGGGCTGATCCACAAGGTGGGGCTGATCGCGCCGGAGCAGGTCAATCTCGCAGGAAGCGGCCTGATCGCCTACAAGCAGTTCTCCTCCGACGAGGCGCCGAAGCTGCGCGCCGAAGCAAAACTGCTCACCGAGACCGGCGACGCGCAAGGGCCGCTGCCGCAGACCGCGTTCGACAACGCCGCGCAGTTCGCGCGCATCACCTCGGCGCGCTGGCCCACCATCCGCTTCGTCGGCGTCTGGGATACGGTCGCGAGCGTGATCGTGCCGCGGGCCGATCGGTTCTATTGGCCGAGCCTGGAGGAGCTGGCGTTCACGCTTCTGAACCCGAGCGTGCAGACGTTCCGGCAGGCGATCTCGATCGACGAGCGCCGCTGCATGTTCCGCTTGAAAAAGTGGGACGACCCGCAGACCTTCAAGCACAACCGCTTCAACGATGCGCATGCCGAGCCGCAGGATATCCTGCAGGTGTGGTTCGCCGGCGTGCATGCCGACATCGGCGGCGGCTATCCGGAAAAGCAAAGCGGGCTTTCCAAATATCCGCTGCTCTGGATGATCGACGAGGCGACAAAGTGCGGACTCATGGTCAACCAGGCCAATGTCAACCAACTCGCCTGGGGCATTCAGCGCAAGGGCAGCCCATACTCCTATGTCGCGCCCGATGTGCGCGGCGAGCTGCACACCTCGCTGTCGGGCGCGTGGTGGATCCTCGAATACGTTCCGAAGAGCGCGAGCTACAAGGAGTGGCCGGCGCGCAAAGTCCATTTCGGCTATTACATCCCCGACGCCGAACCACGCTTGATTCCCGACGGCGCTGTGATCCACGAATCTGCGCTGCAGCGCATGGACGCGATGCCGAGCTACCGGCCGGTGAATTTGCCAAAACAGTTCGAGAAATTTCCGATGCCGGTGCGGCCTGCGCATGCGAGCGCGGAGACGGAGGAGGATTCGTGA
- a CDS encoding transcriptional regulator: MPLTRNFRDTVRARAEREPAFRRALFQEAVQSLLQGETDQGRAALRAYINATVGFDRLGEVLGRSPKSLMRMFGPDGNPTAENLLGVIGALQEETGVHLKIRAVTEAA, from the coding sequence ATGCCACTGACCCGGAATTTTCGCGACACAGTGCGGGCACGGGCGGAGCGCGAGCCTGCGTTCCGCAGGGCGTTGTTTCAGGAGGCGGTGCAGTCCCTGCTGCAGGGCGAGACCGATCAGGGCCGCGCGGCGCTGCGGGCCTATATCAATGCCACGGTCGGGTTCGACCGGCTGGGCGAGGTGCTGGGGCGTTCGCCGAAAAGCCTGATGCGGATGTTCGGACCGGACGGCAATCCCACGGCCGAAAACCTGCTCGGCGTTATCGGCGCGCTGCAGGAAGAAACCGGCGTACACCTGAAGATTCGCGCGGTCACCGAGGCGGCCTGA
- a CDS encoding UvrD-helicase domain-containing protein has product MGEVIANSNIALDDHVESEIAACLDLEHPRSFFLYAGAGSGKTSSLIHALEFIKEKNIARMRLGGQRVAVITYTNAACDEIVRRLKFDPTYQVSTIHSFAWSLISGFNKDIREWLRKELQSEIREIQQQEANGRVGTKASIARLAQIEAKGNRLNRLNEIKKFTYSPTGDNKERGSLNHAEVIEIFASFLTEKPLMQSILVNQFPFLLVDESQDTNKRIVDALLIAQASHAGKFSLGFIGDTMQRIYNDGKERIEEELPVDWARPAKRLNHRCPKRIVRLINQVRGQVDSHTQEARSDSIEGILRLFVFPADAADKAALESSVRSHMATVTGDADWNEREKCKILTLEHHMAAKRMGFATVFEALSNIDDFRTGLLDGTLPAIRLFTANILPLVIAQQKRDKFSAAKVMRDFSPLLSAQTIKDASNQSEQLRTARDAAEGLAMLWDKGEPRCGAVLRYVAKNNLFLIPESLKAFVPGKHPLEGDAANAEAESTDPLAPENAAIESFLEAPFSEIAPYARYVSDMAEFGTHQGVKGLEFDRVMVVMDDAEARGFMFGYEKFFGAKQLTTTDLTNEAEGRDSAISRTRRLFYVTCSRAKRSLALVAYSSAPASVRMQMIESGWFEADEIILAI; this is encoded by the coding sequence ATGGGTGAAGTCATTGCAAATTCGAACATCGCCCTCGATGATCATGTTGAAAGCGAGATCGCCGCATGTCTCGACTTAGAGCACCCTAGAAGCTTTTTTCTTTACGCGGGGGCAGGGTCGGGAAAGACGAGCTCGCTCATCCACGCGCTTGAATTTATCAAAGAGAAAAACATCGCGCGAATGCGGCTGGGAGGACAACGGGTCGCCGTCATCACATATACAAATGCGGCGTGCGATGAGATCGTGCGACGATTGAAGTTTGATCCTACATACCAAGTGTCCACAATCCATAGCTTCGCGTGGAGCCTGATAAGTGGCTTCAATAAGGATATCAGGGAATGGTTACGCAAAGAATTGCAGAGCGAAATTCGGGAGATTCAGCAGCAAGAGGCGAACGGTCGCGTCGGAACCAAGGCTTCTATTGCACGTCTGGCGCAGATCGAAGCCAAGGGCAATCGGCTCAATCGTCTCAACGAAATCAAGAAATTTACGTACAGTCCTACTGGAGATAACAAGGAACGCGGCTCGCTGAACCACGCGGAGGTTATCGAAATCTTTGCAAGCTTCCTGACTGAGAAGCCGCTCATGCAAAGCATCCTCGTAAATCAGTTTCCATTTCTCCTGGTCGACGAAAGCCAAGATACGAACAAGCGGATAGTCGATGCACTTCTCATCGCACAAGCTTCGCATGCTGGGAAGTTCAGCCTTGGCTTCATCGGCGACACCATGCAGAGGATCTACAACGACGGTAAGGAGAGAATTGAAGAAGAGCTTCCCGTAGATTGGGCGAGACCGGCGAAGCGCCTCAATCATCGCTGTCCGAAACGGATAGTCCGCCTTATCAACCAAGTTCGCGGCCAGGTCGACAGTCACACACAGGAAGCTCGTTCGGACAGTATCGAAGGCATCCTCAGATTGTTTGTGTTTCCTGCGGACGCTGCCGATAAGGCGGCCCTAGAAAGCTCGGTACGATCCCACATGGCGACAGTGACCGGAGACGCCGATTGGAATGAACGGGAGAAATGCAAAATCCTGACGCTTGAGCACCACATGGCAGCAAAGCGGATGGGATTTGCAACCGTGTTTGAAGCGCTCAGCAATATTGACGATTTCAGGACGGGGCTTCTTGATGGAACGTTACCAGCGATCCGATTATTCACAGCAAACATTCTTCCCCTCGTAATTGCTCAGCAGAAGCGCGACAAGTTTTCAGCCGCAAAGGTGATGCGCGATTTTTCGCCTCTGCTCAGTGCGCAGACGATCAAGGACGCATCCAATCAGAGCGAACAGCTACGAACGGCTCGAGATGCAGCCGAAGGCCTTGCAATGCTGTGGGACAAGGGAGAACCTAGGTGCGGTGCAGTTCTCCGCTACGTAGCCAAGAACAATCTCTTTTTGATCCCCGAGAGCCTGAAAGCATTCGTTCCGGGCAAGCACCCTCTTGAGGGAGACGCGGCGAATGCGGAGGCAGAAAGTACGGATCCACTGGCTCCAGAGAATGCTGCCATCGAAAGCTTCCTCGAAGCGCCGTTCTCTGAGATCGCGCCATATGCGCGGTATGTTTCTGACATGGCCGAATTCGGAACCCATCAAGGTGTGAAGGGGCTAGAGTTTGATCGCGTCATGGTCGTGATGGATGACGCGGAAGCACGCGGCTTCATGTTCGGTTATGAGAAATTTTTCGGAGCAAAGCAGCTAACAACCACCGACCTCACAAATGAGGCAGAGGGTCGTGACAGTGCCATCAGCAGGACCCGGCGCCTTTTTTATGTAACTTGTAGCAGGGCGAAGAGGAGTCTCGCCTTAGTTGCATATTCTTCCGCGCCCGCTTCAGTCCGAATGCAGATGATTGAGAGCGGGTGGTTCGAGGCTGACGAAATTATTCTTGCTATATAG
- a CDS encoding AAA family ATPase, producing the protein MHIEFVEIANFRKLRSTRVNLAKDKTVFVGANNSGKTSAMVALRYFLVDHERSSFTLNDFTVSHWPTIVALGNAWEAAIENGTPLPEPNLQEVIPALDVWLHVNNNEVHYVQKILPTLDWEGGQLGVRLRYEPKDAAALQKEYLSAREDAQRAKLGGPVVEGQPAEAKLDVALWPNDLTDFLSRRLGRLFAVRAYILDPAKRQEPAHGAAKPQDLLADATALDDDPFKGLIKINEISAQRGFGHELEGAVDDDDNSVISAKSGTRKLSEQLRRYYNRHLDPYDNPDSKDMKALQAIEQAQKAFDTRLNEGFEAALRELEQLGYPGVTDPKLEISTRLRPVEGLNHEAAVRYVIQMNDGTESTPLHLPEGSNGLGYQNLISMVFRLMSYRDAWMLVGKAESRAVAASSFRPPLHLVLIEEPEAHLHTQVQQVFIREAYSILRKHRDLGTNPAFTTQLVVSTHSSHVAHECEFTSLRYFRRVAAAKKEIPSSCVVDVSKAFGTNAETKRFVTRYLKVTHCDLFFADAAVLIEGPAERILTPHFVREHSEFKDLRECYITWLEIGGSHAHRLRGLVECLSIPTLIITDLDAVGAGNKSVRPQRGANQTSRNQTLNTWCPNASALDDLLDKKEEDKIKRYTDQRFSIRVAYQSPVQIKFGETMVEALANTLEDALLYENIDLFRDLEGTGLFAKFKTAIETSTTVAELSEKLSDSLRTGSKAELALDLLEFDDASKLKPPPYIREGLLWLAGQVRERQKELGLAVPEETPNTAEAA; encoded by the coding sequence ATGCATATTGAGTTCGTAGAAATTGCAAACTTTCGAAAGCTACGCTCGACCCGAGTTAATCTCGCCAAAGATAAGACTGTCTTTGTCGGGGCAAATAACAGCGGCAAGACTTCCGCCATGGTTGCTCTGCGCTATTTTCTCGTAGACCACGAGCGGTCGAGCTTCACCTTGAACGATTTTACCGTCTCTCACTGGCCCACCATCGTGGCGCTGGGGAACGCTTGGGAGGCGGCGATTGAAAACGGTACGCCACTGCCGGAGCCGAACCTGCAAGAAGTTATCCCTGCGCTCGATGTCTGGCTGCACGTGAACAATAACGAAGTCCATTACGTTCAGAAGATCCTTCCAACGTTGGACTGGGAGGGCGGGCAGCTAGGGGTTCGACTGCGGTACGAACCGAAAGATGCAGCTGCACTTCAAAAGGAATACCTCTCGGCGCGCGAAGACGCCCAAAGAGCCAAGTTAGGTGGCCCGGTTGTGGAAGGACAACCAGCAGAAGCGAAACTGGACGTTGCACTTTGGCCAAACGATCTTACCGACTTTCTCAGTCGACGCCTTGGACGTCTATTCGCGGTTAGGGCATACATCTTGGATCCCGCGAAGCGCCAAGAACCAGCGCACGGCGCGGCAAAGCCACAGGACCTACTTGCTGACGCGACTGCACTTGACGACGACCCTTTCAAAGGCCTGATCAAGATCAACGAAATCAGCGCACAGCGCGGTTTCGGCCATGAGCTAGAGGGCGCAGTTGATGACGACGACAACAGCGTAATCTCGGCTAAGAGCGGCACGCGCAAGCTGTCCGAACAGCTCCGCCGATATTATAATCGGCATCTCGATCCGTATGACAATCCGGACAGCAAAGACATGAAAGCTCTCCAGGCGATTGAACAAGCACAAAAGGCATTCGATACACGTTTGAATGAAGGCTTTGAAGCCGCGCTGAGAGAACTGGAGCAACTTGGATACCCGGGCGTAACGGACCCAAAGCTAGAGATTTCCACGCGCCTTCGTCCTGTTGAAGGTCTTAATCACGAAGCCGCCGTGCGCTATGTGATTCAAATGAACGACGGCACGGAGAGCACGCCCTTGCACTTGCCAGAAGGCTCCAACGGTCTGGGGTACCAGAATCTGATCTCCATGGTTTTTCGGTTGATGAGTTATCGCGACGCATGGATGCTAGTCGGCAAGGCAGAGTCTCGGGCCGTAGCGGCCAGTTCCTTCAGACCGCCGTTGCATTTGGTACTCATTGAAGAACCGGAAGCGCATCTTCACACTCAGGTGCAGCAAGTTTTCATTAGAGAAGCGTACAGTATCCTTCGTAAACATCGCGATCTCGGTACGAACCCAGCATTTACAACTCAGCTAGTTGTAAGCACACATTCCAGCCATGTCGCGCACGAGTGTGAATTCACCTCCCTACGCTATTTTCGTCGCGTCGCCGCGGCCAAGAAAGAGATACCGAGCTCCTGCGTTGTCGACGTCTCAAAGGCCTTCGGCACGAATGCTGAGACGAAGAGATTCGTCACCCGGTACTTAAAAGTTACGCATTGCGACCTCTTCTTCGCTGATGCCGCCGTATTGATTGAAGGCCCTGCCGAACGCATTCTTACTCCCCACTTTGTCCGAGAGCATTCCGAATTCAAAGACCTTCGGGAATGCTACATAACTTGGCTTGAGATTGGCGGTAGCCACGCACATCGATTGCGCGGACTCGTAGAGTGCCTCTCAATACCAACCCTTATCATTACGGACCTTGACGCAGTGGGCGCCGGCAACAAATCAGTACGCCCGCAGAGAGGAGCGAATCAAACTTCCCGGAACCAGACCCTCAACACCTGGTGCCCAAACGCAAGTGCACTTGACGATCTCCTCGACAAAAAGGAGGAAGACAAGATCAAGAGGTACACGGATCAACGCTTCTCGATACGAGTCGCTTATCAGTCGCCCGTCCAAATCAAATTTGGTGAGACGATGGTCGAAGCGCTCGCGAACACGCTCGAAGACGCACTCTTGTACGAAAATATCGATCTCTTCCGCGACTTGGAAGGTACGGGTCTCTTTGCAAAGTTCAAGACTGCTATTGAGACAAGCACAACGGTTGCTGAACTCAGCGAAAAGCTCTCAGATAGTTTAAGGACTGGCAGCAAGGCCGAGCTTGCCCTGGATCTCCTCGAATTTGACGACGCGAGTAAGCTAAAGCCACCACCTTACATCCGCGAAGGATTACTTTGGCTAGCGGGACAGGTTCGCGAACGACAAAAAGAGCTCGGCCTCGCTGTACCAGAAGAGACCCCGAATACGGCGGAGGCAGCGTGA
- the rpmB gene encoding 50S ribosomal protein L28: MSRRCELTAKGPQVGHKVSHSNIKTKRRFLPNLVNVTFISDALARNVRLRVSTNALKSVDHNGGLDAYLIKAKADVLSPRALDLKRAIEKKVGKPAFVKKAS, translated from the coding sequence ATGTCCCGGCGCTGCGAACTGACGGCCAAGGGCCCCCAGGTGGGCCACAAGGTGAGCCACTCGAACATCAAGACCAAGCGGCGCTTCCTGCCGAACCTGGTCAACGTCACCTTCATCTCGGACGCCCTCGCCCGCAACGTGCGCCTGCGCGTCTCGACCAATGCGCTGAAGAGCGTCGACCACAATGGCGGCCTCGATGCGTACCTCATTAAAGCCAAGGCCGACGTGCTGTCGCCGCGGGCGCTGGATCTGAAGCGCGCGATCGAGAAGAAGGTGGGTAAGCCCGCGTTCGTGAAGAAGGCGAGCTGA
- a CDS encoding DUF3108 domain-containing protein codes for MNISSRRSRDHSFVTAKRAVSHPAKLVFGLCAAAFVGLAPQAASAQGRLDAQYEATLAGIPVGKGAWTIEIGDDTFSASAQGGTAGLLKAFSGGTGAGASQGRVVNGALVANAYTATTTTQKKSETIRLVLANGIVKDFSIDPVPPVDPDRVVVTDAHRKGVLDPMTGSMLRVPGNGEVLSPDSCRTGAGIFDGRLRYDVKLDYKRMETVKAERGYHGPALVCAIYFTPVAGYIPDRPVIKYLATERRIEIAFVPIAGTRVLVPFRMTIPTPLGLAMLEATSFVTSAMPPRVAKTN; via the coding sequence ATGAACATCAGCTCGCGCCGATCCCGGGACCATTCATTCGTGACTGCAAAACGCGCTGTTTCACACCCCGCCAAGCTCGTTTTCGGCCTGTGCGCCGCCGCGTTCGTCGGGCTTGCGCCGCAGGCCGCCTCCGCGCAGGGGCGGCTGGATGCGCAATATGAGGCGACGCTGGCGGGCATTCCGGTCGGCAAGGGCGCCTGGACCATTGAAATCGGCGACGACACGTTTTCGGCGTCCGCCCAAGGCGGCACCGCGGGCCTCCTGAAGGCGTTTTCGGGCGGCACGGGCGCGGGCGCCAGCCAGGGCCGCGTCGTCAATGGCGCGCTGGTGGCGAACGCCTATACTGCGACCACCACCACGCAGAAGAAGTCCGAAACCATCCGCCTCGTGCTGGCCAACGGCATTGTGAAGGATTTTTCGATCGATCCGGTGCCGCCGGTCGATCCCGACCGCGTCGTCGTCACGGATGCGCACCGCAAGGGCGTGCTCGATCCCATGACCGGCTCGATGCTGCGCGTGCCCGGCAATGGCGAGGTGCTATCGCCGGATTCCTGCCGCACCGGCGCGGGGATCTTTGACGGACGGCTGCGCTACGACGTCAAGCTCGATTACAAGCGCATGGAAACGGTGAAGGCCGAGCGGGGCTATCACGGGCCCGCGCTGGTCTGCGCGATCTATTTCACGCCGGTTGCGGGCTATATCCCCGACCGCCCCGTGATCAAATATCTCGCCACCGAGCGCCGGATCGAGATCGCGTTCGTGCCGATCGCGGGAACCCGCGTCCTGGTTCCATTTCGCATGACCATCCCGACGCCGCTCGGCCTGGCGATGCTGGAAGCGACGTCGTTTGTGACGAGCGCGATGCCGCCAAGGGTGGCGAAGACGAATTGA